From the Centropristis striata isolate RG_2023a ecotype Rhode Island chromosome 5, C.striata_1.0, whole genome shotgun sequence genome, the window aaactacattttaaatCATCATCTAATGCATTAGTTGACATTTAAAGACAAGATTAAGTGCTTGAAATGTATAGTAGTTGAGCATTTTTTGTGTTGGCTCTCTGCTTATCTCACAACACAGAAACAATGGTGACCACTGGTGCAGTTCATTCATGCAAAACAGGCAGCAAGAACAGCTCAAGCAGTCACAGCTCAACACATAACAATAGACTGATTGCTGCCATCCCTTGAGAGAAAGCCAGTTATTACCTTATGACCTATATAAATAAGAGTGtattaataatttgtttatgtacagttaTTTATcaagttgtttgttttgtcattgGTAAGGCAACAAAAGTGCCCAGGGTAATTTTCTGGAGATATGACTGTATTTTCTCCTACACAACCGTTAGCATTGATACATGTAATAATTGGAGCATTTAATTTCAGCTGTATAGTCTCAATCATATCCATTATTCCACACTTGAGAGCAGCTCTCTGAGATGTTTTAATCCTATATATTGAGTGTTAATAGATAcaattagaccattgttttcttcaatttcttgttcattttaatgcctggtgcaactaaaggtacatttgtttggacacatatcatgataacaacaaaatggctcagtttcatttaagaaaacaagggtggtctatgATCCAATATTGTTGatgaaaagtttttaaaaattgataCAATTCACCATCTTTTATTAAAAAggatatattgttatatattttaattgtctGGGAGAGCTCAGTAAGACCTATAGATTAGCTATCAGTCTGACAGCGATTTAGTTTCTGGGGACAAGGCccaatatttctggggttccAGATGAAGGATATGCAGGCCAAGACTTCTTCTTCATTGTGCAAATCATCATTTATAGTAGGTTTGGGCTGTTGTACTTTTGTGGTTTCGTCTGAAAGTGGGCACCTGGGCTGTCACGTTTTCCCCAAAATAATGTTGGATAAAATCCATTACTTAATACTAACTAATCAACACTTTTAGTACCTTTTTATAGGACTGTTGACTAAAATCTTGTCACATTGACTACAGATTTGGCATTTCTATacagatatctgtttatagagaatattataaatataatttgtatactagggatgggcatttggaagaaacctgccaactggaTCTATAACGTttacaatcaattaatcgattaattgctgcatgcatacatgggcaaaataaaagatacataTACAGTGCAATGCagaagcctgttttgataatggacgcttttattttgaaaggacgaagaGAAACCTTGATCCTGTAAATcttaaaactaaatcaactgagattaaactgttaagataatgtcaaggagttcaatgttttattttctagcccccgaagaggtatgaggttagttttcacagtaatcttgaatatttaagtgtgttttgtgtttaaataagttttgtatCAAATTACTAATCTtgaatttctgtgtgttttataattgttattgcaactttcagtttccaaactgtagctttatccaacttaatacTCAGCTCATTGTCTTATTGACGTATGGCCGCAGAGCTGAACGCTCTGCCATGTTtgagttcagtgagtactgatacatagtcatagataaaattaaaaaatacacagatcgattccatgtgatcgaccaaattcataacgaccattaatcgatcatcgattaattattcccatccctattgTATACTatgtagaaaacaaaaaaaaacatttattggaggtttttattttgttctgatttacttttttgttgttgttctgattgaatgttttttctcttttcaagtTGGACAACTTCAGGACCCAGCTGGTGCAGGCAGTGAAGAAAGCCCATAAGGAGCACCCCATCCCTGGTCGAGCCAACGGTGTCCTGATCCTGGAGAGACCCCTGCTCATTGAGACCTATCTGGGCATCATGTCCTTCATCAACAATGAGGCCAAGTTGGGCTACTCCATAACCCGTGGCAAGATCGGCTTCTAAAATCCACAGCTTTTTCAAATTACAACAGAGTTCAACTCATGTGTCTGTGTTGCACTGCTCTGTCTGAGGGAAGCTGTTGCTCTACTACAGTGTAATGCGCAATCTGTGTGTCTAAGTTGAGCCCGTGAGATGTCCACACCTCCTTCAGTTGGTGTTACAGACAAGTGGTCGGCCTACTGTAGGTAAATGATGCGCAGCACTGCATGgactgtctttgttttttgtttgtttttggtgccCACGGTCCCTTATCCCTGATCTGCCGTACCCACCTGGGCCTCCAGGAGTATGTCCATGTGGCGTAATTTGGAGAGAAAGGacacagcactttggtcaattCATCGCCTCTGTAATTATTCCAGATTGAGCTTCTTGTTGTAATCTCATGCTCCTTGTTTAACCATTGATTGACAGACGGAAGTTCAGATTTTGGTCAAGGAATGCAAACATTAGGGTCATTATTTCAGGAGTAATGGTGTGCTTTGTTTGGGCTCGTTTCTGCAGCAAAAAAAGGCCACCCAGAAATAAGCAGTAAAACATGCAGTAAAACTGAAACCTCAGTCAAGAATATGTTCCATGTTTGTTACATTAATACGGTTTGAAAGGGTTGCATTATTGAGATCACAAGGCCATAGGGTAGCTTGACGGACTGGAATAGCAGCTGATATTTCGAGATGGTGGAGTCACATGATTATCGTAATAAGTGTTACTAACAGGGAAACTGTTTCAGGATCTGCACTGGTAAACAGAAAAGCTCTGAGCTCAGCTGTGTTGCATATGGAAAATAACAGCTGGAATGCACTCTTCAGCGTCTATGAAACTTGTTCAGTGGAGATGATAAATTACATGTTGTGACCTTCCTCTCTTATTGGCCAATGTTGTGCTCTTCATGCCTATTTGTCTTTACTCAGAGTAGGGAGCTCATGAACCAAGTGGAGAGCTACATTAGCTGCTTAAGTTAAAATGTTCTTGTATGTTACAGATGTTTTATGCAACATGAACTTGTGAACTGTgtcttaatgtttgtttgtaaaTTGCCTTAGAGGTCCTGCATAATGGTTGGGTTACAAAATGAGATACGTGCAGACAAAGCTTTACATCAGTTCATTAACCACATACTTCATCCATCTTGCAAACAGGAtttaggtgatttttttttctccttaacTGCATCCTAGAATACATTATTGTGCTACCAAAGTAACATGAGATATTTTCATGCTGAACAATGCCAATGAATAATCGTGTCCCAAAATGTCTTTCTCTGGTCTTTACTTGTGCATGTTCCCTGCACGTTGAGTTTGCATGACATATGTTTTAAAGGAATAAGCTAAATGGATTTTCAAATACTAATtaggtttttatttatctgctgTTTTTTATGCAGTCAACTCATCAATGCTTCTTGGAAATAACTTTCATTGCCAGTTCTAAAGTATTTAATTAAGAGATTTTAAAGAGATTAACATGGTTATTGCAAACATGTGAAGGCTTACTTTTTGTTCTAGATAATTGTAGCACAGGAGTGAAAATGGAGAGTAATAAATGCCTACATGTTCTTGTCAAGGTTTTGGCTCtggttattattacattatgttTTTACTGTCAAGGGCAGCAACAAAGTGATTAAATTACAGTtacaatcaattaattaaacaatCTGATTCCATGAAGTTTGAACGCTGtgtaaaaggcaaaaaaacaaacccaaaatgGATCCAATGAAGAATTCAGTGTATatatccaaaaaaaacaaaaaaatcaacttaaaatatactgtctttgtacagttacaacatcccaactttttcaGAATTGTGGATGTGGAAATTTAGTTCTGCTTGGGCTGAGTGTGCCAAGTGTTTTGATAAGAGGGACATATTTAAGGAATTCACCTTAAACTGTATTATTTATGACAAGatttattcaaaaataataacacaatttcaACACATAGAAAATGCTACAAACTAAAAGTACATAGCAATCTATAAAATCTTCTCACAGTGTTTGAAACTAGTGCTTCAGTACGCATTTGGTTATTTAAAAAGcaatattaatttattctatGTCTCAAGAGGAATGTCATCACATGCTTTCAAAAAGGAAGATCCCAGTTACCTGCACTGAGAGCCTAAACAACTTGGAGAACAGCTACAGTTCAACATGTTAAAGTTGTGATTTGGAGGAGGAGTGTTTCCATAACACATTAATGTCCAAGTGTGCATGGTTAAAACAGCCAGATCTGTAATCCAGTGAATATTGAGACCTGTGTTTCTGTGCGTTTACTTGTCCTCCTGGTCAGTGTCCATGTAGCACAAACACAGCTGCTCCTTCCCAAGCAGGATCAGAGAGTCTCCACTGCAGTGCCAGGTTAGTGACAGGACTTGAAAAGCACCTGGCAGGATAGAGAGCAAATGACAATTaacattttagttgttttctaCTTGGGGTTTCTAAGTTATATACACCCACCTTTCAGGTAAAATCACAATGAACCTCAACAACACAGATCCCACAGATTTGTTccttttgcattttaaattcTGAAATTGGATAACTGGTTGGATATCTTTAATTTGCACAGGGAGTAACTATTTGATAAGCAAAACTTGCATTAATTGAGTCAAGCCAGAGGCATACAGTATGAGCTCTAGGTTAGTAATCAAACTGAAACAGTGACCTCTTGCTGCCTACATGCAGAAGTTGCCTTGTACCGTTGGCCtcttatacaggtgcatctcaatatattagaatatcatggaaaagtacatttccagtagttcaagtcaaatagccccaaccaagtattgagtgcatatagatggacatacttttgagaggccaacatttccatattaaacatactttttaaaattggtcttttgtaatattaaaatgtttttgagaccctgaattttaagtcttcattaaatgtaaaccataATCATGATAATTAGAAGaagttaaattaattaagacatgaaatgtttcattctgtgtgtaatggatctatattatgtgttatttacactttttgaattgaattactgacataaataaactttctatgatattttaatttactgagatgcacctgtgcaTCTGAGAACATCATAATGGCTGTTAGTGGCTGCACTTGTTACCTTCAGTGGGGACTTGGACAGAGACACAGCCTGCTGGGGACCAGAGATAGAGTTTTGTGTTGCCTGTACACAGTGCCAGCCGCGGGCGTCGAGGGTCCCACTGAAAGCAACGCACAGCCGATGTCTGCTCAAGCACAGCCACCAGGCTCATCTTCTGCATGTCCCACACCCAGACAACACTGGCCATGTTATCTACAGTCAGAGAAACACAGATACACATTCATTCAGGGCTTAAAGCAAGCATTTGTGAGCCTGAGAAGTTTCTCACAGGAAATGTTTAATCTGTATTGAATTTAGCATTATATGATTTCAAGACTGCTCTTTGTTTGCAATCAGGCATGGTGCCTGATTTAAAGCTCAGCTACTATCACATTATTTACATATAATACAGCCATCTTGCATTAACAATAAAGGTAGAAGTGAACAGCTGTGAAGTCTTACCATTTTTTGTGGCTAGATAGCGACTGTCTGAGTTGAATGCCAAAGTAGAGACACCAATCTTGGGGTTGGCTCGGTCTGGGTCTGGTTTGACAATAGGAATTTGGACTGGCAATGGGCAGATCTCATCTGGAGTtagcaaaaacaataaatgagaCTTTACGGTCCGGCCAGTTGGTTTCTCGACTCCAGTCGTTTAAGTCAATTACTTCTGttggagatttttttaaaaagctgacaTACATTTGCTCTGGGTGTTGAAGAGGGTGGTGCCAATTGTGATGTTGTGTAGCGACAGGTCATCACTGCCAACAGTTGGCCTTTTCTCCACTTCCTTATAGACAAGCTtgaaacacaacaaataaattTTATTATTAGACTAGTAACTGAACAACAATGCCTTCAAGAGCTGGAAAATACTCACTGCTTTTGTGTTGTTGATGGTTGCTAGGTGCTCAAACTGTGTGATTTTCTTCCAGGTGATATGATTGAGGATGCGGACCTGACATGAGAGTAAAAAGGTCATGCCATTTACTTTGTACTGATTTTGATGCTGCGACAAATGTCAACATATGTTAGATATTTTAAGTTTATACTATTCTTTATTTGCTAAAAAAGAACAAACGCATTTCTTAAAGAGAAATCCCACCACACTTCAAAGTCTGTTTGCAGGTCTCACACAGCACAACTGCATATCTAAAACAGTTGTATGAGGCCTTTTGTGGCTCAAGATAcggtcatagaaaaaaatattagaccacccttgttttcttcaatttcttgttcattgtaatgccttGTACatctaaaggtaaatttgtttggacaaatataatgataacagcaaaaatagctcataaagagtttatttaagagctgatatctagtcaattatttttcttgataatgattttggttatttctaagaaaaccatggaaaatggctagatatcagttcttaaactcttatgagctatttttgttgttatcattatatttgtccaaacaagtgtacctttagttgtaccaggcattaaaatgaacaagaaattgaagaaaacaatggtctaatatttttcaatttcattGACTGTAGAGCTGTACATGGGCGCTGATATGAATAGCAAGAGCTTCAGTGCAAGAGTTTGTCAATACCTTTTCATCATAGCTGCCAATGGCCAGGAACTGGCTGCTGGGGCTCCAGGTTACAGACTTGACACCAAGCGACCACTCATAGGCACTGTAGGTGGACAGCAACCGTCCGTCCAAAGAATACAGCAACACCTTGTACTGTGGGGATGAAgcacacacattaaataacatatcATCGACCCGCATGTTAATCTTACCTATTCTCGTGTTAAATCTTAAGTTTGTAAGACAAGACTCACCTCCAGACAGCTGTCCCACACAGCCAGCACACAGCCATTAGGAGACCACTCCAAACCTGCCAGGTCTTGTGTCTCAGTCTCAAAATGCTGTGAcagaataaagttgaattaaAATGACACTACATACGTATATCTTCTAGGTCACCTACATTTAGACTGCTGCTTACTTAGCTTACTGTATGTCAACTGTATAATCATGGTCATAAAACTCAAGTAAACTTTGAAAGTCCTACTTACCCTGAGTAAATGCCAGTcgtcacacacaaatacactgacATAGTCTTTGCAGTCACGACGTTCAGCCAAGGCCATATAGCAGCCATCTCTGCTGAAATCTATACCTGTGTTTAAAAGATGATGGGAGAAAGCTATAATTAACCAGTAATGGCATATAATCACAAGAATGATAAAGATTTTATCATAgcattaacattttaacagcTGGGTTGAACTATAGTatgtgaaaaaaacaccaactaGAAGTGCAAGTTAGTACATTATAGTCCTTAAAAGGGCATATTAAGCAGTCCAAATggctttaatatttagtttttctAACACAGGTTtagtaacagcagcagcaagcaagaaataaatacaaatgacaCACTAAAAATGTTTGATCAAAACGATCTTTATATATTGGCTAATAAAAGTCAAATTGCTATTGAAAATATGTTATCTCGTGGCTCCCTGTTTATCTCATCTTATATAATTATCTGGCACTGTGGCACCATTAGGTCGGAGGTATGCAACCATCCTGGCCATATTATTTATATGACTGTTTAGAGAATACATCGGTCGCAGAGGGACATAGTATTGCATGCAGAAAATGGGGAGAGTCATGGACAATCATTTTTCCCCAAGCTGCTGACAGGCCTGTTATGAAGAGCATGCCCCATTTACTGAAGAGGGGCACAGCTGTCAGCAGAGACGACCATAGTTTGGCCTCATACCCAGGGTCGCGCCACAAGGTAAAGAACGGCATGTGAATTATGGGGCATGCTGAGACACTCAGACCACCAGCCCTGCCCCTCAGGTACTCTTGGTTAATACATGTTCACTCATATAATccatgagaaaataaataaaacaatattattcTGATACTGACCCTTCTGACATGCTTTGGGATACTTGATGTAAGACACAGCTTTGGTGCACAGGGACCAGACGGTGACTCTCAGCTGTTAGGGCACAAGAGGatagagggggaggggggagggggtcaTTGTGGATTATCTCGCAAGTGAAAGTATATCAAGCCCACTATACTGCCAGGCAGCACACAGGGCATAAATACAGCAATCAGCAAATATCTAATCATTGTCCAAAGAATCGTTTTAATGTTGTACAACCCTGATATCAAACTAGTTGGATCACTTTGTAAAccctaaataaaaacagaatgccacacattcagaatgagtgtatatttttttacaaaaaacaaaagttttaacatcaaattgaaCATTACttagaacattaaatatattgtttatgcactgtatgcaattgaatgtattttgaaaaggatttgcaaatcattacattctgtttttattgcgTTTTTCAGAGCATCCCAAGTTATCTAGAGTCAAGGTTGAAACTTGTAATTAACACCCCTACAgccaatattattttaacatggacacaaaacacaaaccatCATTTTGATAAGAATCCTTTAACTGTCAAATAATTGAGACCAAGATATGTTCTCAGTGGGAAATTTTACAGCTAAAAAGGAAGATTCAGTGCACTCTAGTGGACAATTTGAAGTACTTTCGACAGTGTTGCcattacacaaacacatatgaGATTTTTGTCTATACCTTCCTGTTTCTTACCCATCGACTAATACAGGGATAGTGATATCAGGTAATGGGACACCTGGATTATTCACGGAAGATGAGAACTGAGcaagttttcattttgtatcaagcatgaaaaaagttgtagcatgatgtatttgagttaatttgCTGCACTTGACATTACATGTCCTGCGATCATACTATTATGCATATGTGTAATGCATTATCGATGTTGAGGCGATATATTGTGCAGCCTTACCATATAACATTAGCAGCAAAACACCTAACTGTATAAACTATAACTGAATTATATTTCAGAACATATTTTGCCTTGAACAAAAATTGCGCCTCCTGCAACTTGCCTAGTCCATAATGCGATTTCAATAAAATTCCAATTAATTGTTCAGCCCTTATTTGCAAACAGTGGTTTTCCAAGCTACCTTTTAGAAAACCGCATGATTATTTGGACCAGACAGCCTCTCCACTAGACTCTAGACTATCAATTCAACCACTATTCTGCAGTAAGATGATCTTGGTGATCTAAGAAGTGTTCTATACGGATGCCAACAGCGACCTAAGAGCTCAATCATCCAGGCCACTAGCCTAATGAGGCCTCCGAGTGCTCCTTTACACTCAAGAAGACAAGACTTGACAGATCCAGACTACAGTCAATGCTAGCATGGTCCATCATGTCCTTTAACGGCTGTGGACAGAGTGCCTCATGTCTTTGAAGAGGTCAATGATAAATCTCTGCCAGGGATAAGAGACCCCGACATTGAATCCATCCATCATTAGACAGATGCCCCCGAGTGTGTGAAGTGTGTTTCCACAGGGAATGAACACATATGTTTAAGGGCTGCAGTCACTGACAGGGATCGAGAGAGATAATACCAATTAAATTAGGACTTGagcacatattaaattaacaaatccAAAACAGCATCTCAACACAGCTGGAAAACAGGATTTGTCCGTTGATGTAATGTTAGACAAGTGTGACAAATTAACAAGTTGCATAGCCAGCAGGTCATGTACATTCCCACAAATGAGAGGCAGTACCAAGGAAAAAGTTATCTGGCCACAACTCAGCATAACAAAGAGACCACATGTGTTAATGCTCGTTTTGACATCAGTCACTCAAATACCCACCAGTCTCACTTCAACAAGATTGATGCCAACACAAGCAGGTGGCACTCAGCCAACAGAGAGGCATATTTTGACTCGAGGACTGTATGATATGTGGTATCTTGCCCTTCAAGAAACAAGGAGCACATGGCGGTCTTTGGGACGCTGTTAGAGACAATGTGGTCTGTGCccacaaatacattacatttatatgACAGATACACATCTGCATTCATTTCCACAGATCACTGAGGTGTCAACAATTTTGTAGTTTGCACTACAGTAGATCAATACTTGATGGCTGCTTCACAaagatttgttttctttgtttcctctaAAACCCAACCCATAACAGTAGTCATTACCAATAATCCAAATATCAAGGGCATGCAAGCACAACACTGCGACATTAAGGGTGTTAAATGCATGGCACTCATACCTTCCTTTATAGCTTAGAGTAAGCCAATATAATGTGGGTGCATAAAGCCCTGTCTGATCATGCTTTGAATGTTTAAGATGTGAAAACTTAACTATTTGTGTATGCTAGgcctgaaaaactgttaaacacaTTCCTTTTCTCATAGAGAAATCAGGCTGCCTCAAGAAAATGACATTATACACATGATATTACaggttgaaaaaaatatgagaatTATAGTTTTTTTACCACTATGTTATCCTAAAAACCgacctctgcacacacactatACTATCACTTACCCACttccttaaaataaaaatatttggcaATTCAAATTTAAGCCTACCCATAATgccatattttacatttgagaaTGTGCAGAGCAAAAACTACTGAGGTGACAAGGTTTTCATCATAGTGACCAGACAGACATTTGAACTGGGCCAAGTCTGTCACCTAACTGAGCTGAAGTGTTGACCCTCCAGTTTGGTCAAGACATCCAGCTGTGTAGACCCTGTAATAACACCTCACTGCACGCTTCCTGGACATCCCCTCCGACATGGTGCCATGGCAACCACAATCAACACtgctcaaacacaaacagacttgCACTTCTTAGATGCCTTGAACCCGCCACATAGGGGAACCGGGGAGATCAAGACCCGAAAGGCAGTGTAACTTTAAACTGGGTGGAGGAAGGGTAGCATGAAGAAAATAGGTGGGAAATGCTTTTCCATGTGGGGTGGTATGCAATAAGATCCATAGTTGGTAAAGCTACACTTTAGACGGAGTATCCTCACCAAAGGTGAGCAGCAGCTTGGGGATCGGGGCTAGGGACTTGAGGGTGGCGTGAAAAGTCAAAACTCCACTACAACAGCTGCTGTTTATCCATCAGAGATGGAAAAATTCATGTCTGTGCTGGGGTTAGCATAACTGCAACTGACGATCAGtagcaccagctgtaattacaGACAAGTAAATTTTAGTATTGTTCTGCTCATCACATACACAAGGATTCCTCATTAGAGATGTTTTCCAGGCTTCCTTaacatttttcaaagaaaattgAGTGGTTGTTACGGTATTCTAAAAAGGGGTGGAGGGGCTACAAATTACAGTTTCATAATATGGCAgttgtgaagccctttgagacTGTAACAGTGATTTAGAGCTGtacaaatacatttcatttgacATGTTATGACAAGACAATCTTCTAAAGACACTGCAACATGGGACAATTGTAGCTCATTTTTACCATCACATCCACTTAGCAGCTATTAGTAAGTATTCATAACAAGAAAACCACAGAATTCGGGAACATTTCCAACAGGACAGCCTGTGGGAAACATGATAACTGATCAGTTGTAAACCAAAGTTACTGACAGCAACCTGGAATAAAACCTATCTATCAGCCATTCTTGTGGCGCGCCTATGCAAGTGCGAGAGAATGGGCGAGTGCATTTGATGCCGTATAGGCCTATCTGTCAGCAGAGGATTAGACTGCAGGCATTCCACATAGGAAGCCATCTCAAACCAATATAGCCTATTTCTCCTGTTACAGCCTCATGATTCTACCAAGGAACTGGAGCCTCTCGCAGCCCACACATAGGTATGGGTGAGCTATTGTCCTGTGTTGCAGTGTGGCAGCTGCCTGCGTTTGCAGTTTAGTCCGGTAGCGCCGTTGCCAACAATGCTACATGTTAGCAGGGCTCCAGCAGTACTGGCCAAGAATGCTATTGCTAATCCGATCCCAACAATGTAAAAACCATTAGAGAAGTCAAGCTCAACGATGTCCTTGGCTGGATTTTTTCCACCCTCAGTTTATTGCCCCTCAGCTGGTAAAGGTGGATTAGCATCGATGTGAGAGCGGCATTTTGTGAGGTCCGAAGATAAACGATATAGATAAACGAGACAACTTGCATGTCTCACAATACATGGACTAAGTTTCAGCAGAGAGACTTTCTATTAAATCTGTAACACGGCGCCATCCCATATTATCCCTTGTCTGCCTAAAAACACATTGTAGTTCTACCTTGAAGACTTTAAGgctataaaagaaaaataggtCTGCAACTGTAGTACATCTAGGGCCACCCTGTTAGCACTAGAGACATAACATTCCTTGTCATTGTCCTactgttatattattatgtacCAGCAAATTAGAAATCTCTGAATATATTCcgtttgtgtttaaaaagaaaacacactttaa encodes:
- the wrap73 gene encoding WD repeat-containing protein WRAP73 isoform X2; translation: MMNFSEVFKQSNQLCKVSPDGKYLYRVVVRDMSTLQILQLYTCLDQISHMEWSSDSLFILCAMYKRGLVQVWSLEQPDWHCKIDEGSIGLVSSRWSPDGRHILNTTEFHLRVTVWSLCTKAVSYIKYPKACQKGIDFSRDGCYMALAERRDCKDYVSVFVCDDWHLLRHFETETQDLAGLEWSPNGCVLAVWDSCLEYKVLLYSLDGRLLSTYSAYEWSLGVKSVTWSPSSQFLAIGSYDEKVRILNHITWKKITQFEHLATINNTKALVYKEVEKRPTVGSDDLSLHNITIGTTLFNTQSKYEICPLPVQIPIVKPDPDRANPKIGVSTLAFNSDSRYLATKNDNMASVVWVWDMQKMSLVAVLEQTSAVRCFQWDPRRPRLALCTGNTKLYLWSPAGCVSVQVPTEGAFQVLSLTWHCSGDSLILLGKEQLCLCYMDTDQEDK
- the wrap73 gene encoding WD repeat-containing protein WRAP73 isoform X1 — encoded protein: MMNFSEVFKQSNQLCKVSPDGKYLATCVQYRVVVRDMSTLQILQLYTCLDQISHMEWSSDSLFILCAMYKRGLVQVWSLEQPDWHCKIDEGSIGLVSSRWSPDGRHILNTTEFHLRVTVWSLCTKAVSYIKYPKACQKGIDFSRDGCYMALAERRDCKDYVSVFVCDDWHLLRHFETETQDLAGLEWSPNGCVLAVWDSCLEYKVLLYSLDGRLLSTYSAYEWSLGVKSVTWSPSSQFLAIGSYDEKVRILNHITWKKITQFEHLATINNTKALVYKEVEKRPTVGSDDLSLHNITIGTTLFNTQSKYEICPLPVQIPIVKPDPDRANPKIGVSTLAFNSDSRYLATKNDNMASVVWVWDMQKMSLVAVLEQTSAVRCFQWDPRRPRLALCTGNTKLYLWSPAGCVSVQVPTEGAFQVLSLTWHCSGDSLILLGKEQLCLCYMDTDQEDK